Proteins encoded together in one Thermoplasmatales archaeon BRNA1 window:
- a CDS encoding DNA-directed RNA polymerase, subunit B': MKVRDLVNLYFKDKNIVNHHIASFDDFLCTKDNPNSRMQKIVDDIRVPTDDAARGIIRLDTERTGGREIEIRIGRRRREDGTVDPQDKPTIRIDHPQLIEANGYAHDIHPMEARLRNLNYMSPVSVHFEVTIDGEEMELENGGWVRVGEMPMMIKSKGCNLYRGNLEEQLERKLNDEEYAEELVKQKEDPREPGGYFIIGGTERVLITLEDLAPNRVMCEYDERYGTAVETAKVFSQREGYRALTQVEKKKDGILMVSVPVVTSEIPLIALMKALGMESDSEIYDTIVSKEYESDMANIVYANIEDSMDPKKYAPNAFHTTEDAIAYLERNFAAGQAKEYRTKKVESILDRSLLPHLGDTKEDRKKKAIYLGRIAKSVLEMSIGKRKADDKDHYSNKRLKLSGDLMEDLFRNSFSALMKDLKYQLERNMGRKRNEINIASSIRPDLFTHKIIHALATGNWVGGRAGVSQLLDRTSNMSTVSHLRRITSSLTRSQPHFEARDLHPTQWGRLCPSETPEGQNCGLVKNAALIIDVSKGVPDDEVITTLRNFGLNPVSENGTRVFVNGDLVGTCSDSKKLIEDVKEHRRYGNINNNVNIRYDEEMGEIIINCDDGRLRRPLLILKDGHTVLNREHIDGMREGKISWDNLFHYGVMEWVDAEEEEDALVLVTPYETPKRCPCCGHALSETDVDWMNPGKKGDCELSCRWCGDKFTVPSKLENSKVPYTHLEVDPMIIIGVAAGIVPYPEHNSAPRVTMGAGMAKQALGIAAANYRIRPDTRGHVMHYPQVPMVQTQTMDYIGYKYRPAGQNFCIAVMSYHGYNIEDAIVMNKSSVDRGLGRTTFLRSYRAEERRYPGGQEDRFEIPSEEIVGIRADEAYAALEDDGIISPETFVKGSDVLIGKTSPPRFIEDPAGELMTNEKRRETSVTVRPGEQGYVDSVIVTESDNGSRLVRVKVRDERIPELGDKFCSRFGQKGVVGRLVDQCDMPFTADGVTPDIVVNPHGIPSRMTIGHVLEMIAGKVGSMEARTIDGTAFSGESEDSIRDGLVRNGFARTGKEIMYNGRTGHMVQTDVYTGVIFYEKLHHMVSGKLHVRSRGPVQILTRQPTEGRSRQGGLRFGEMERDCLIGHGVAMVIKDRLLDESDGTQQYVCGNPKCGHIAIMTRNGQLYCPVCGNNSSIHLVQTSYAFKLLMDELLSLGVAMRLQLEDLS; encoded by the coding sequence ATGAAAGTGAGGGACCTAGTCAACCTGTATTTCAAGGACAAGAACATCGTCAACCACCACATCGCGTCGTTCGACGATTTCCTCTGCACCAAGGACAACCCCAACAGCCGCATGCAGAAGATCGTGGATGACATCCGCGTACCCACCGACGACGCCGCCCGCGGCATCATCAGGCTCGACACCGAGCGCACCGGCGGACGCGAGATCGAGATCCGCATCGGCCGCAGGAGGAGGGAGGACGGCACCGTCGACCCCCAGGACAAGCCCACCATCCGCATCGACCACCCCCAGCTAATCGAGGCGAACGGATACGCCCACGACATCCACCCCATGGAGGCCCGCCTCAGGAACCTCAACTACATGTCCCCCGTCAGTGTCCACTTCGAGGTCACCATCGACGGAGAGGAGATGGAACTCGAGAACGGAGGATGGGTCCGCGTCGGCGAGATGCCCATGATGATCAAATCCAAGGGCTGCAACCTCTACAGGGGAAACCTGGAGGAGCAGCTCGAGCGCAAGCTCAACGACGAGGAATACGCCGAGGAGCTCGTGAAGCAGAAGGAGGACCCCAGGGAGCCCGGGGGATACTTCATCATCGGCGGAACCGAGCGCGTCCTCATCACCCTCGAGGACCTTGCCCCCAACCGCGTCATGTGCGAGTACGACGAGAGGTACGGAACCGCCGTCGAGACCGCCAAGGTGTTCTCCCAGAGGGAGGGATACCGCGCACTCACCCAGGTCGAGAAGAAGAAGGACGGCATCCTCATGGTCTCCGTCCCCGTCGTCACCTCCGAGATCCCCCTCATCGCCCTGATGAAGGCCCTCGGAATGGAGTCCGACTCCGAGATCTACGACACCATCGTCTCCAAGGAGTACGAGAGCGACATGGCGAACATCGTCTACGCCAACATCGAGGACTCGATGGACCCCAAGAAGTACGCTCCCAACGCGTTCCACACCACCGAGGACGCCATCGCGTACCTCGAGAGGAACTTTGCCGCCGGTCAGGCAAAGGAGTACAGGACCAAGAAGGTCGAGTCCATCCTCGACAGGTCCCTGCTGCCCCACCTCGGAGACACCAAGGAGGACAGGAAGAAGAAGGCCATCTACCTCGGCCGCATCGCCAAGTCCGTCCTCGAGATGTCCATCGGCAAGCGCAAGGCCGATGACAAGGACCACTACTCCAACAAGAGGCTGAAGCTCTCCGGAGACCTCATGGAGGACCTCTTCAGGAACAGCTTCTCCGCCCTCATGAAGGACCTGAAGTACCAGCTCGAGAGGAACATGGGCCGCAAGAGGAACGAGATTAACATCGCCTCCTCTATCCGCCCCGACCTCTTCACCCACAAGATCATCCATGCCCTAGCCACCGGAAACTGGGTCGGAGGACGCGCCGGAGTGTCCCAACTCCTTGACAGGACCTCCAACATGTCCACCGTGTCCCACCTCAGGAGGATCACCTCCTCCCTGACCAGGTCCCAGCCCCACTTCGAGGCCCGTGATCTGCACCCGACCCAGTGGGGAAGGCTCTGCCCGTCCGAGACCCCCGAGGGTCAGAACTGTGGTCTGGTGAAGAACGCCGCCCTCATCATCGACGTCTCCAAGGGAGTCCCCGACGACGAGGTCATCACCACCCTCAGGAACTTCGGTCTGAACCCTGTGTCCGAGAACGGAACCCGCGTCTTCGTCAACGGAGACCTCGTGGGAACCTGCTCCGACTCCAAGAAGCTCATCGAGGACGTCAAGGAGCACCGCCGCTACGGCAACATCAACAACAACGTCAACATCCGCTACGACGAGGAGATGGGAGAGATCATCATCAACTGCGATGACGGCCGCCTCAGGAGGCCCCTCCTTATCCTCAAGGACGGACACACCGTCCTCAACCGCGAGCACATCGACGGAATGCGCGAGGGCAAGATCTCCTGGGACAACCTGTTCCACTATGGAGTCATGGAGTGGGTCGACGCGGAGGAAGAGGAGGACGCGCTCGTCCTCGTCACCCCCTACGAGACCCCCAAGAGGTGTCCCTGCTGCGGACACGCGCTGTCCGAGACCGACGTCGATTGGATGAACCCCGGGAAGAAGGGCGACTGCGAGCTCTCCTGCCGCTGGTGCGGTGACAAGTTCACCGTCCCCTCCAAGCTGGAGAACAGCAAGGTCCCCTACACCCACCTAGAGGTCGACCCGATGATCATCATCGGAGTCGCCGCCGGTATCGTCCCGTACCCCGAGCACAACTCCGCACCCCGTGTCACCATGGGTGCCGGAATGGCGAAACAGGCTCTGGGAATCGCCGCGGCCAACTACAGGATCAGGCCAGACACCCGCGGACACGTCATGCACTACCCGCAGGTCCCCATGGTCCAGACCCAGACCATGGACTACATCGGCTACAAGTACCGCCCCGCAGGACAGAACTTCTGCATCGCGGTCATGTCCTACCACGGATACAACATCGAGGATGCGATCGTCATGAACAAGTCCTCGGTCGACAGGGGACTGGGAAGGACCACCTTCCTCAGGTCCTACCGCGCCGAGGAGCGCCGCTACCCCGGAGGACAGGAGGACCGCTTCGAGATCCCCTCCGAGGAGATCGTCGGCATCAGGGCCGACGAGGCATACGCCGCCCTCGAGGACGACGGAATCATCAGCCCCGAGACCTTCGTCAAGGGATCCGATGTCCTCATCGGAAAGACCTCCCCGCCCAGGTTCATCGAGGACCCCGCCGGCGAGCTCATGACCAACGAGAAGAGGAGGGAGACCTCCGTTACCGTCAGGCCCGGAGAACAGGGATACGTCGACTCCGTCATCGTGACCGAGAGCGACAACGGTTCCAGGCTCGTCCGCGTCAAGGTCAGGGACGAGAGGATCCCCGAGCTGGGGGACAAGTTCTGCTCCAGGTTCGGACAGAAGGGAGTCGTCGGAAGGCTGGTCGACCAGTGCGATATGCCTTTCACCGCCGACGGAGTCACCCCCGATATCGTGGTCAACCCCCACGGTATCCCGTCCCGTATGACCATCGGACACGTCCTCGAGATGATCGCAGGAAAGGTCGGATCCATGGAGGCACGCACCATTGACGGTACCGCCTTCTCCGGAGAGTCCGAGGATTCCATCCGCGACGGTCTCGTGAGGAACGGCTTCGCCCGTACCGGTAAAGAGATTATGTATAATGGAAGGACCGGACATATGGTGCAGACCGACGTCTACACCGGAGTCATCTTCTACGAGAAGCTGCACCACATGGTCAGCGGAAAGCTCCACGTCAGGTCCAGAGGACCCGTCCAGATCCTCACCCGTCAGCCTACCGAGGGACGCTCCAGACAGGGAGGTCTCAGGTTCGGAGAGATGGAGAGGGACTGCCTCATCGGACACGGTGTGGCAATGGTCATCAAGGACCGTCTCCTCGATGAGTCCGACGGTACCCAGCAGTACGTCTGCGGCAACCCCAAGTGCGGACACATCGCCATCATGACCCGCAACGGACAGCTCTACTGCCCCGTCTGCGGAAACAATTCGAGCATCCACCTCGTCCAGACATCCTACGCGTTCAAGCTGCTCATGGATGAGCTCCTGTCGCTGGGTGTTGCTATGAGGCTTCAGCTGGAGGACCTATCATGA
- a CDS encoding DNA-directed RNA polymerase, subunit H, RpoH/RPB5, with translation MAADTNSFNILEHDLVPEHHLLSEEETQEVLSRLGISREQLPKIKTTDAAIMILSKIRKEPITEGSVIKVIRKSDTAGEFEAYRLVTEG, from the coding sequence TTGGCAGCAGACACTAACTCGTTCAATATTCTCGAGCACGACCTCGTGCCTGAGCACCACCTTCTGTCCGAGGAAGAGACACAGGAGGTCCTCAGCAGACTGGGGATCTCCCGCGAGCAGCTTCCGAAGATCAAGACGACTGACGCGGCGATCATGATCCTCTCCAAAATCAGGAAGGAGCCCATCACCGAGGGAAGCGTCATCAAGGTGATCAGGAAAAGCGACACCGCAGGCGAGTTCGAGGCGTACAGACTCGTGACGGAGGGATGA
- a CDS encoding ATPases of the AAA+ class — translation MGTNSADLRVISPKRTSDIGFGKVWIDAGSFRSLGLPESGSFVTITGRRTATAFAEISDSSQSGTVIIDGPTRTSAGASVNERVAVSPAVPREASRVTVAAVGGELTPDESFVRSFRSNIAGRGFSPGQQFIVPNISLMGTDLTFRIERTDIDGPFVVTGNTDLKFSGGKDAVGRGGRAVTYDDIGGLSREMERIRMMVEWPINHPELFSGLGITPPRGVLLYGPPGTGKTLIAEAIANESGASFYSVRGPELVGKYVGWSENNIRELFDRAAGNTPSIIFFDEIDSIASQRDGRSDDAYRNMLSQILTCMDGLGSKDGVIVIGATNRPGDLDPAIRRPGRFDREIEIGIPDLAGRREILAIRTSGRGMPMADDVDLDRLAKMTQGFVGADITALAREAAMQALSRTIGSGSVDLVQSVPDAVLSDIRVTMDDFVTALASVKPSGMREISGGIPEVSWADIGGMESVRREIMEDLLPGSNREAFERLGISQGRGVLLYGPPGTGKTLIAKALANENGYNFIPVNGPELMGRFHGDTEEGIRKVFDRAKSMAPSIIFFDEIDSVAPMRGADGGRSYDSMVAQLLTCLDGVSELKDVLVLAATNRPDMIDPAVLRPGRIDRMILIGKPDERARLSILKVCSAKMPLNSVDLAQIAGMTDGYVGADLAAVCREAGLSAFHRGSDAVGQEDFESALEKVRPSVDQKTAEAYEKLRGEIRKSRDRWANNPLYG, via the coding sequence ATGGGAACGAACTCCGCCGACCTCCGCGTGATATCGCCGAAGCGCACCTCCGACATCGGTTTCGGGAAGGTGTGGATTGACGCCGGTTCGTTCCGTTCTCTGGGCCTCCCGGAGTCCGGGAGCTTCGTCACGATCACCGGCAGGAGAACCGCCACGGCCTTTGCCGAAATATCCGATTCTTCCCAGTCTGGCACTGTTATAATCGATGGTCCCACCCGCACTTCCGCAGGGGCCTCCGTGAACGAGAGGGTCGCGGTCTCCCCGGCAGTCCCGAGGGAGGCTTCCCGCGTCACCGTAGCCGCCGTCGGCGGCGAGCTGACCCCCGACGAATCGTTCGTCAGATCTTTCAGATCGAACATCGCAGGCCGCGGATTCTCCCCCGGCCAGCAGTTCATCGTCCCCAACATCTCGCTGATGGGCACCGACCTCACCTTCAGGATCGAGAGAACCGATATCGACGGCCCGTTCGTAGTTACCGGGAACACCGATCTGAAGTTCTCGGGCGGAAAGGATGCAGTCGGCCGCGGCGGACGCGCCGTCACCTACGACGACATCGGAGGACTCTCCAGGGAGATGGAGCGCATCCGCATGATGGTCGAATGGCCCATCAACCACCCGGAACTGTTCTCCGGCCTGGGCATCACCCCTCCCAGGGGCGTCCTGCTGTATGGCCCTCCGGGAACCGGGAAGACCCTCATCGCCGAGGCAATCGCCAACGAATCCGGGGCGAGCTTCTACAGCGTCCGCGGCCCGGAACTGGTCGGAAAGTACGTGGGATGGAGCGAGAACAACATCCGCGAGCTGTTCGACAGGGCCGCCGGGAACACTCCCAGCATCATATTCTTCGACGAGATCGACTCGATAGCGTCCCAGAGGGACGGCAGGTCCGACGACGCCTACCGCAACATGCTCTCACAGATACTGACCTGCATGGACGGTCTGGGTTCCAAGGACGGCGTCATCGTCATCGGCGCCACCAACCGCCCCGGCGACCTGGACCCCGCTATAAGACGTCCGGGCAGGTTCGACAGGGAGATCGAGATCGGCATCCCCGACCTGGCGGGCAGGAGAGAGATCCTCGCCATACGCACCTCCGGCCGCGGCATGCCCATGGCAGACGACGTTGACCTCGACAGGCTCGCGAAGATGACTCAGGGATTCGTCGGAGCCGACATCACCGCCCTGGCAAGGGAGGCCGCCATGCAGGCGCTTTCCCGCACCATCGGTTCGGGCTCGGTGGATCTGGTACAGTCCGTTCCCGATGCAGTACTTTCGGATATCAGGGTGACCATGGACGACTTCGTGACCGCCCTCGCATCCGTGAAACCCAGCGGCATGAGGGAGATCTCCGGCGGCATACCCGAGGTCAGCTGGGCGGACATCGGGGGAATGGAATCCGTCCGCAGGGAGATCATGGAGGACCTCCTTCCGGGCAGCAACCGCGAGGCGTTCGAGAGGCTCGGCATCTCCCAGGGCAGGGGAGTCCTGCTCTACGGTCCCCCGGGAACCGGGAAGACCCTCATCGCAAAGGCCCTAGCCAACGAGAACGGCTACAACTTCATACCCGTCAACGGACCGGAGCTCATGGGAAGGTTCCACGGCGACACCGAGGAGGGCATCAGAAAGGTGTTCGACCGGGCGAAGTCCATGGCCCCCAGCATCATATTCTTCGACGAGATCGACTCCGTCGCACCCATGAGGGGTGCCGACGGCGGAAGGTCCTACGACTCCATGGTCGCACAGCTCCTTACCTGCCTGGACGGCGTGTCCGAGCTCAAGGACGTTCTGGTCCTGGCGGCCACGAACCGTCCCGACATGATCGACCCTGCAGTCCTGCGCCCCGGAAGGATCGACAGGATGATCCTCATCGGTAAGCCCGACGAAAGAGCCAGGCTCTCGATCCTGAAGGTCTGCAGCGCGAAGATGCCCCTGAATTCTGTGGACCTGGCACAGATCGCCGGAATGACCGACGGATACGTCGGTGCCGACCTTGCCGCCGTCTGCCGCGAAGCGGGGCTCAGCGCTTTCCACAGGGGTTCCGACGCCGTCGGACAGGAGGATTTCGAATCCGCCCTGGAGAAAGTGCGCCCCTCCGTCGATCAGAAGACCGCGGAAGCGTACGAAAAACTGCGCGGAGAGATCAGGAAGAGCAGGGACAGATGGGCCAACAATCCGCTCTACGGGTGA